From one Lasioglossum baleicum chromosome 11, iyLasBale1, whole genome shotgun sequence genomic stretch:
- the Sw gene encoding cytoplasmic dynein 1 intermediate chain short wing isoform X21, with translation MMSDRKAELERKKAKLQAIREEKERRKREKEMKDVEEATVRAAGTDKDHRKELDAMLSSLGVAPVSDVLSSLSSMNSLTPEQSANATPDASLQPSSINSAQSAGRRKNRELTIVSVAHTNIPPKEPVLYNKQTQTIQTTHTSHDGYFEIDWWRPRKAHAFDYYDEYNLNPGLEWEDEFAVLTFDDGQAEDEENSLPHMDGFQSKLPPGILPHGLPQVKEVQPAVTQVEQEKEKEIPKEVRELSEEEKQMIILSEDFQRFFDRTSRIVERALGESVDIYTDYAGNMDGEDGMDEKSHQRLWLNRSFFCDRWSRNRCVTSMDWSPQFPELLVASYNNNDDIPNDPDGVCLVWNTKFKKTTPEFIFHCQSPVLSVTFAKFHPNLILGGTYSGQIVLWDNRVQKRTPIQRTPLSANAHTHPVYCLNVVGAQNAHNLISISTDGKMCSWSLDMLSQPQERLELTTKQSKPIASTCLAFPQGDVNNFVVGSEEGTVYSACRHGTKAGVLETYEGHQGPVTGVSAHAEQAGIDFSHLFLTSSIDWTIKLWSLKENKPLYSFEHNGDYVYDVAWSPTHPALFAAVDDSGRLDLWNLNQDTEVPTASIMIDGCPALNRVSWTPSGLHVTVGDDTGKIWVYDVPEHLAHPRIDEWNKFLYTQQELRNNKADEELHKLNLRDQRP, from the exons ATGATGTCGGATCGAAAAGCTGAACTGGAAAGGAAGAAGGCGAAGCTTCAAGCTATTAGAGAAGAAAAGGAGAGACGCAAGAGAGAAAAGGAAATGAAagat GTTGAGGAAGCTACGGTTCGTGCTGCTGGAACGGATAAAGATCACCGCAAGGAACTGGATGCTATGCTATCATCATTAGGTGTAGCTCCAGTGTCAG ATGTATTATCCAGTTTATCTAGTATGAATTCACTAACTCCAGAACAAAGCGCTAATGCTACTCCTGATGCTAGCTTACAACCATCTAGTATAAATTCTGCTCAAAG TGCAGGAAGGAGAAAAAACCGTGAACTTACTATTGTCTCTGTGGCACATACTAATATTCCACCAAAGGAACCAGTGCTCTATAACAAACAAACTCAAACAATTCAGACAACGCACACATCTCATGACG GCTACTTTGAGATTGACTGGTGGCGTCCCAGGAAAG CTCATGCATTCGACTATTACG ACGAGTACAATCTAAATCCTGGTTTAGAATGGGAAGACGAATTCGCAG TTTTGACATTTGATGATGGCCAAGCTGAAGATGAAGAGAACAGTTTGCCGCATATGGATGGTTTCCAAAGTAAGCTTCCACCTGGGATTCTTCCGCATGGTTTGCCACAAGTGAAAGAAGTGCAGCCCGCCGTTACGCAAGtggagcaagaaaaagaaaaagagattcCTAAAGAAG TACGAGAACTTAGTGAAGAGGAGAAACAAATGATTATATTGTCCGAAGATTTCCAACGATTTTTTGATCGCACTAGTCGTATTGTAGAAAGGGCATTAGGCGAATCAGTCGACATTTATACGGATTATGCTGGAAATATGGATGGAGAGGATGGAAT GGATGAGAAAAGCCACCAGCGTTTATGGTTGAATCGATCGTTCTTTTGTGATCGATGGTCTCGTAATCGATGTGTAACATCAATGGATTGGTCACCTCAATTTCCAGAACTCCTCGTAGCCTCTTACAACAATAACGACGATATTCCGAATGATCCAGATGGAGTTTGTTTAGTTTGGAATACAAAGTTCAAGAAAACAACGCcagaatttatttttcattgtcagTCCCCAGTTTTATCGGTCACGTTTGCTAAATTTCATCCGAATCTAATCTTAGGAGGAACTTATTCCGGACAAATTGTCCTCTGGGATAATCGAGTGCAAAAGAGAACCCCTATTCAACGAACTCCGCTATCGGCAAATGCGCACACA CATCCCGTGTATTGCTTAAACGTTGTTGGAGCACAAAACGCACACAACTTGATAAGCATTTCAACTGATGGAAAAATGTGTTCCTGGAGTTTAGATATGTTATCGCAACCTCAAGAAAGACTTGAATTGACAACTAAACAGTCAAAACCCATCGCTTCTACTTGTTTAGCATTTCCACAAGGTGATGTTAATAATTTCGTTGTAGGCAGTGAAGAAGGAACTGTTTACTCAG CTTGTCGTCATGGCACGAAAGCGGGAGTACTAGAAACGTATGAGGGGCATCAAGGACCAGTTACTGGAGTCAGTGCGCACGCGGAACAAGCTGGAATAGATTTTTCCCACTTGTTCTTAACATCGTCCATTGATTGGACAATTAAGTTGTGGAGTCTCAAAGAAAATAAACCTCTATACTCTTTCGAACATAATGGCGACTACGTATATGACGTAGCTTGGTCTCCAACTCATCCGGCGCTGTTTGCCGCTGTAGATGACTCAGGAAGATTGGATTTATGGAATCTTAATCAAGACACAGAAGTACCTACCGCCAGTATCATGATTGATGGGTGTCCAGCTCTTAACAGAGTTTCGTGGACTCCAAGTGGTTTACATGTAACTGTAGGTGACGATACTGGAAAAATTTGGGTGTATGACGTTCCTGAG CATTTAGCGCATCCAAGAATTGATGAgtggaataaatttttatatacgCAACAAGAGTTGAGGAACAACAAAGCAGATGAAGAGTTACATAAACTTAATCTTAGGGACCAGCGGCCTTAA
- the Sw gene encoding cytoplasmic dynein 1 intermediate chain short wing isoform X27 has protein sequence MMSDRKAELERKKAKLQAIREEKERRKREKEMKDVEEATVRAAGTDKDHRKELDAMLSSLGVAPVSDVLSSLSSMNSLTPEQSANATPDASLQPSSINSAQSAGRRKNRELTIVSVAHTNIPPKEPVLYNKQTQTIQTTHTSHDGYFEIDWWRPRKAHAFDYYDEYNLNPGLEWEDEFAAEDEENSLPHMDGFQSKLPPGILPHGLPQVKEVQPAVTQVEQEKEKEIPKEVRELSEEEKQMIILSEDFQRFFDRTSRIVERALGESVDIYTDYAGNMDGEDGMDEKSHQRLWLNRSFFCDRWSRNRCVTSMDWSPQFPELLVASYNNNDDIPNDPDGVCLVWNTKFKKTTPEFIFHCQSPVLSVTFAKFHPNLILGGTYSGQIVLWDNRVQKRTPIQRTPLSANAHTHPVYCLNVVGAQNAHNLISISTDGKMCSWSLDMLSQPQERLELTTKQSKPIASTCLAFPQGDVNNFVVGSEEGTVYSACRHGTKAGVLETYEGHQGPVTGVSAHAEQAGIDFSHLFLTSSIDWTIKLWSLKENKPLYSFEHNGDYVYDVAWSPTHPALFAAVDDSGRLDLWNLNQDTEVPTASIMIDGCPALNRVSWTPSGLHVTVGDDTGKIWVYDVPEHLAHPRIDEWNKFLYTQQELRNNKADEELHKLNLRDQRP, from the exons ATGATGTCGGATCGAAAAGCTGAACTGGAAAGGAAGAAGGCGAAGCTTCAAGCTATTAGAGAAGAAAAGGAGAGACGCAAGAGAGAAAAGGAAATGAAagat GTTGAGGAAGCTACGGTTCGTGCTGCTGGAACGGATAAAGATCACCGCAAGGAACTGGATGCTATGCTATCATCATTAGGTGTAGCTCCAGTGTCAG ATGTATTATCCAGTTTATCTAGTATGAATTCACTAACTCCAGAACAAAGCGCTAATGCTACTCCTGATGCTAGCTTACAACCATCTAGTATAAATTCTGCTCAAAG TGCAGGAAGGAGAAAAAACCGTGAACTTACTATTGTCTCTGTGGCACATACTAATATTCCACCAAAGGAACCAGTGCTCTATAACAAACAAACTCAAACAATTCAGACAACGCACACATCTCATGACG GCTACTTTGAGATTGACTGGTGGCGTCCCAGGAAAG CTCATGCATTCGACTATTACG ACGAGTACAATCTAAATCCTGGTTTAGAATGGGAAGACGAATTCGCAG CTGAAGATGAAGAGAACAGTTTGCCGCATATGGATGGTTTCCAAAGTAAGCTTCCACCTGGGATTCTTCCGCATGGTTTGCCACAAGTGAAAGAAGTGCAGCCCGCCGTTACGCAAGtggagcaagaaaaagaaaaagagattcCTAAAGAAG TACGAGAACTTAGTGAAGAGGAGAAACAAATGATTATATTGTCCGAAGATTTCCAACGATTTTTTGATCGCACTAGTCGTATTGTAGAAAGGGCATTAGGCGAATCAGTCGACATTTATACGGATTATGCTGGAAATATGGATGGAGAGGATGGAAT GGATGAGAAAAGCCACCAGCGTTTATGGTTGAATCGATCGTTCTTTTGTGATCGATGGTCTCGTAATCGATGTGTAACATCAATGGATTGGTCACCTCAATTTCCAGAACTCCTCGTAGCCTCTTACAACAATAACGACGATATTCCGAATGATCCAGATGGAGTTTGTTTAGTTTGGAATACAAAGTTCAAGAAAACAACGCcagaatttatttttcattgtcagTCCCCAGTTTTATCGGTCACGTTTGCTAAATTTCATCCGAATCTAATCTTAGGAGGAACTTATTCCGGACAAATTGTCCTCTGGGATAATCGAGTGCAAAAGAGAACCCCTATTCAACGAACTCCGCTATCGGCAAATGCGCACACA CATCCCGTGTATTGCTTAAACGTTGTTGGAGCACAAAACGCACACAACTTGATAAGCATTTCAACTGATGGAAAAATGTGTTCCTGGAGTTTAGATATGTTATCGCAACCTCAAGAAAGACTTGAATTGACAACTAAACAGTCAAAACCCATCGCTTCTACTTGTTTAGCATTTCCACAAGGTGATGTTAATAATTTCGTTGTAGGCAGTGAAGAAGGAACTGTTTACTCAG CTTGTCGTCATGGCACGAAAGCGGGAGTACTAGAAACGTATGAGGGGCATCAAGGACCAGTTACTGGAGTCAGTGCGCACGCGGAACAAGCTGGAATAGATTTTTCCCACTTGTTCTTAACATCGTCCATTGATTGGACAATTAAGTTGTGGAGTCTCAAAGAAAATAAACCTCTATACTCTTTCGAACATAATGGCGACTACGTATATGACGTAGCTTGGTCTCCAACTCATCCGGCGCTGTTTGCCGCTGTAGATGACTCAGGAAGATTGGATTTATGGAATCTTAATCAAGACACAGAAGTACCTACCGCCAGTATCATGATTGATGGGTGTCCAGCTCTTAACAGAGTTTCGTGGACTCCAAGTGGTTTACATGTAACTGTAGGTGACGATACTGGAAAAATTTGGGTGTATGACGTTCCTGAG CATTTAGCGCATCCAAGAATTGATGAgtggaataaatttttatatacgCAACAAGAGTTGAGGAACAACAAAGCAGATGAAGAGTTACATAAACTTAATCTTAGGGACCAGCGGCCTTAA
- the Sw gene encoding cytoplasmic dynein 1 intermediate chain short wing isoform X8, which yields MMSDRKAELERKKAKLQAIREEKERRKREKEMKDVEEATVRAAGTDKDHRKELDAMLSSLGVAPVSDVLSSLSSMNSLTPEQSANATPDASLQPSSINSAQSSAGRRKNRELTIVSVAHTNIPPKEPVLYNKQTQTIQTTHTSHDGLSASSSAYTIYSSCSTSTPTHSYSAGYFEIDWWRPRKGGSAPNYLSHAFDYYVLTFDDGQAEDEENSLPHMDGFQSKLPPGILPHGLPQVKEVQPAVTQVEQEKEKEIPKEVRELSEEEKQMIILSEDFQRFFDRTSRIVERALGESVDIYTDYAGNMDGEDGMDEKSHQRLWLNRSFFCDRWSRNRCVTSMDWSPQFPELLVASYNNNDDIPNDPDGVCLVWNTKFKKTTPEFIFHCQSPVLSVTFAKFHPNLILGGTYSGQIVLWDNRVQKRTPIQRTPLSANAHTHPVYCLNVVGAQNAHNLISISTDGKMCSWSLDMLSQPQERLELTTKQSKPIASTCLAFPQGDVNNFVVGSEEGTVYSACRHGTKAGVLETYEGHQGPVTGVSAHAEQAGIDFSHLFLTSSIDWTIKLWSLKENKPLYSFEHNGDYVYDVAWSPTHPALFAAVDDSGRLDLWNLNQDTEVPTASIMIDGCPALNRVSWTPSGLHVTVGDDTGKIWVYDVPEHLAHPRIDEWNKFLYTQQELRNNKADEELHKLNLRDQRP from the exons ATGATGTCGGATCGAAAAGCTGAACTGGAAAGGAAGAAGGCGAAGCTTCAAGCTATTAGAGAAGAAAAGGAGAGACGCAAGAGAGAAAAGGAAATGAAagat GTTGAGGAAGCTACGGTTCGTGCTGCTGGAACGGATAAAGATCACCGCAAGGAACTGGATGCTATGCTATCATCATTAGGTGTAGCTCCAGTGTCAG ATGTATTATCCAGTTTATCTAGTATGAATTCACTAACTCCAGAACAAAGCGCTAATGCTACTCCTGATGCTAGCTTACAACCATCTAGTATAAATTCTGCTCAAAG CAGTGCAGGAAGGAGAAAAAACCGTGAACTTACTATTGTCTCTGTGGCACATACTAATATTCCACCAAAGGAACCAGTGCTCTATAACAAACAAACTCAAACAATTCAGACAACGCACACATCTCATGACG GACTGTCCGCATCTTCTTCCGCATACACCATCTACTCCTCCTGTTCAACATCAACACCAACTCACTCTTACTCCGCAGGCTACTTTGAGATTGACTGGTGGCGTCCCAGGAAAGGTGGGTCTGCACCAAACTACCTAT CTCATGCATTCGACTATTACG TTTTGACATTTGATGATGGCCAAGCTGAAGATGAAGAGAACAGTTTGCCGCATATGGATGGTTTCCAAAGTAAGCTTCCACCTGGGATTCTTCCGCATGGTTTGCCACAAGTGAAAGAAGTGCAGCCCGCCGTTACGCAAGtggagcaagaaaaagaaaaagagattcCTAAAGAAG TACGAGAACTTAGTGAAGAGGAGAAACAAATGATTATATTGTCCGAAGATTTCCAACGATTTTTTGATCGCACTAGTCGTATTGTAGAAAGGGCATTAGGCGAATCAGTCGACATTTATACGGATTATGCTGGAAATATGGATGGAGAGGATGGAAT GGATGAGAAAAGCCACCAGCGTTTATGGTTGAATCGATCGTTCTTTTGTGATCGATGGTCTCGTAATCGATGTGTAACATCAATGGATTGGTCACCTCAATTTCCAGAACTCCTCGTAGCCTCTTACAACAATAACGACGATATTCCGAATGATCCAGATGGAGTTTGTTTAGTTTGGAATACAAAGTTCAAGAAAACAACGCcagaatttatttttcattgtcagTCCCCAGTTTTATCGGTCACGTTTGCTAAATTTCATCCGAATCTAATCTTAGGAGGAACTTATTCCGGACAAATTGTCCTCTGGGATAATCGAGTGCAAAAGAGAACCCCTATTCAACGAACTCCGCTATCGGCAAATGCGCACACA CATCCCGTGTATTGCTTAAACGTTGTTGGAGCACAAAACGCACACAACTTGATAAGCATTTCAACTGATGGAAAAATGTGTTCCTGGAGTTTAGATATGTTATCGCAACCTCAAGAAAGACTTGAATTGACAACTAAACAGTCAAAACCCATCGCTTCTACTTGTTTAGCATTTCCACAAGGTGATGTTAATAATTTCGTTGTAGGCAGTGAAGAAGGAACTGTTTACTCAG CTTGTCGTCATGGCACGAAAGCGGGAGTACTAGAAACGTATGAGGGGCATCAAGGACCAGTTACTGGAGTCAGTGCGCACGCGGAACAAGCTGGAATAGATTTTTCCCACTTGTTCTTAACATCGTCCATTGATTGGACAATTAAGTTGTGGAGTCTCAAAGAAAATAAACCTCTATACTCTTTCGAACATAATGGCGACTACGTATATGACGTAGCTTGGTCTCCAACTCATCCGGCGCTGTTTGCCGCTGTAGATGACTCAGGAAGATTGGATTTATGGAATCTTAATCAAGACACAGAAGTACCTACCGCCAGTATCATGATTGATGGGTGTCCAGCTCTTAACAGAGTTTCGTGGACTCCAAGTGGTTTACATGTAACTGTAGGTGACGATACTGGAAAAATTTGGGTGTATGACGTTCCTGAG CATTTAGCGCATCCAAGAATTGATGAgtggaataaatttttatatacgCAACAAGAGTTGAGGAACAACAAAGCAGATGAAGAGTTACATAAACTTAATCTTAGGGACCAGCGGCCTTAA
- the Sw gene encoding cytoplasmic dynein 1 intermediate chain short wing isoform X38 produces MMSDRKAELERKKAKLQAIREEKERRKREKEMKDVEEATVRAAGTDKDHRKELDAMLSSLGVAPVSDVLSSLSSMNSLTPEQSANATPDASLQPSSINSAQSSAGRRKNRELTIVSVAHTNIPPKEPVLYNKQTQTIQTTHTSHDGYFEIDWWRPRKGGSAPNYLSEDEENSLPHMDGFQSKLPPGILPHGLPQVKEVQPAVTQVEQEKEKEIPKEVRELSEEEKQMIILSEDFQRFFDRTSRIVERALGESVDIYTDYAGNMDGEDGMDEKSHQRLWLNRSFFCDRWSRNRCVTSMDWSPQFPELLVASYNNNDDIPNDPDGVCLVWNTKFKKTTPEFIFHCQSPVLSVTFAKFHPNLILGGTYSGQIVLWDNRVQKRTPIQRTPLSANAHTHPVYCLNVVGAQNAHNLISISTDGKMCSWSLDMLSQPQERLELTTKQSKPIASTCLAFPQGDVNNFVVGSEEGTVYSACRHGTKAGVLETYEGHQGPVTGVSAHAEQAGIDFSHLFLTSSIDWTIKLWSLKENKPLYSFEHNGDYVYDVAWSPTHPALFAAVDDSGRLDLWNLNQDTEVPTASIMIDGCPALNRVSWTPSGLHVTVGDDTGKIWVYDVPEHLAHPRIDEWNKFLYTQQELRNNKADEELHKLNLRDQRP; encoded by the exons ATGATGTCGGATCGAAAAGCTGAACTGGAAAGGAAGAAGGCGAAGCTTCAAGCTATTAGAGAAGAAAAGGAGAGACGCAAGAGAGAAAAGGAAATGAAagat GTTGAGGAAGCTACGGTTCGTGCTGCTGGAACGGATAAAGATCACCGCAAGGAACTGGATGCTATGCTATCATCATTAGGTGTAGCTCCAGTGTCAG ATGTATTATCCAGTTTATCTAGTATGAATTCACTAACTCCAGAACAAAGCGCTAATGCTACTCCTGATGCTAGCTTACAACCATCTAGTATAAATTCTGCTCAAAG CAGTGCAGGAAGGAGAAAAAACCGTGAACTTACTATTGTCTCTGTGGCACATACTAATATTCCACCAAAGGAACCAGTGCTCTATAACAAACAAACTCAAACAATTCAGACAACGCACACATCTCATGACG GCTACTTTGAGATTGACTGGTGGCGTCCCAGGAAAGGTGGGTCTGCACCAAACTACCTAT CTGAAGATGAAGAGAACAGTTTGCCGCATATGGATGGTTTCCAAAGTAAGCTTCCACCTGGGATTCTTCCGCATGGTTTGCCACAAGTGAAAGAAGTGCAGCCCGCCGTTACGCAAGtggagcaagaaaaagaaaaagagattcCTAAAGAAG TACGAGAACTTAGTGAAGAGGAGAAACAAATGATTATATTGTCCGAAGATTTCCAACGATTTTTTGATCGCACTAGTCGTATTGTAGAAAGGGCATTAGGCGAATCAGTCGACATTTATACGGATTATGCTGGAAATATGGATGGAGAGGATGGAAT GGATGAGAAAAGCCACCAGCGTTTATGGTTGAATCGATCGTTCTTTTGTGATCGATGGTCTCGTAATCGATGTGTAACATCAATGGATTGGTCACCTCAATTTCCAGAACTCCTCGTAGCCTCTTACAACAATAACGACGATATTCCGAATGATCCAGATGGAGTTTGTTTAGTTTGGAATACAAAGTTCAAGAAAACAACGCcagaatttatttttcattgtcagTCCCCAGTTTTATCGGTCACGTTTGCTAAATTTCATCCGAATCTAATCTTAGGAGGAACTTATTCCGGACAAATTGTCCTCTGGGATAATCGAGTGCAAAAGAGAACCCCTATTCAACGAACTCCGCTATCGGCAAATGCGCACACA CATCCCGTGTATTGCTTAAACGTTGTTGGAGCACAAAACGCACACAACTTGATAAGCATTTCAACTGATGGAAAAATGTGTTCCTGGAGTTTAGATATGTTATCGCAACCTCAAGAAAGACTTGAATTGACAACTAAACAGTCAAAACCCATCGCTTCTACTTGTTTAGCATTTCCACAAGGTGATGTTAATAATTTCGTTGTAGGCAGTGAAGAAGGAACTGTTTACTCAG CTTGTCGTCATGGCACGAAAGCGGGAGTACTAGAAACGTATGAGGGGCATCAAGGACCAGTTACTGGAGTCAGTGCGCACGCGGAACAAGCTGGAATAGATTTTTCCCACTTGTTCTTAACATCGTCCATTGATTGGACAATTAAGTTGTGGAGTCTCAAAGAAAATAAACCTCTATACTCTTTCGAACATAATGGCGACTACGTATATGACGTAGCTTGGTCTCCAACTCATCCGGCGCTGTTTGCCGCTGTAGATGACTCAGGAAGATTGGATTTATGGAATCTTAATCAAGACACAGAAGTACCTACCGCCAGTATCATGATTGATGGGTGTCCAGCTCTTAACAGAGTTTCGTGGACTCCAAGTGGTTTACATGTAACTGTAGGTGACGATACTGGAAAAATTTGGGTGTATGACGTTCCTGAG CATTTAGCGCATCCAAGAATTGATGAgtggaataaatttttatatacgCAACAAGAGTTGAGGAACAACAAAGCAGATGAAGAGTTACATAAACTTAATCTTAGGGACCAGCGGCCTTAA
- the Sw gene encoding cytoplasmic dynein 1 intermediate chain short wing isoform X19: MMSDRKAELERKKAKLQAIREEKERRKREKEMKDVEEATVRAAGTDKDHRKELDAMLSSLGVAPVSDVLSSLSSMNSLTPEQSANATPDASLQPSSINSAQSSAGRRKNRELTIVSVAHTNIPPKEPVLYNKQTQTIQTTHTSHDGYFEIDWWRPRKGGSAPNYLSHAFDYYDEYNLNPGLEWEDEFAAEDEENSLPHMDGFQSKLPPGILPHGLPQVKEVQPAVTQVEQEKEKEIPKEVRELSEEEKQMIILSEDFQRFFDRTSRIVERALGESVDIYTDYAGNMDGEDGMDEKSHQRLWLNRSFFCDRWSRNRCVTSMDWSPQFPELLVASYNNNDDIPNDPDGVCLVWNTKFKKTTPEFIFHCQSPVLSVTFAKFHPNLILGGTYSGQIVLWDNRVQKRTPIQRTPLSANAHTHPVYCLNVVGAQNAHNLISISTDGKMCSWSLDMLSQPQERLELTTKQSKPIASTCLAFPQGDVNNFVVGSEEGTVYSACRHGTKAGVLETYEGHQGPVTGVSAHAEQAGIDFSHLFLTSSIDWTIKLWSLKENKPLYSFEHNGDYVYDVAWSPTHPALFAAVDDSGRLDLWNLNQDTEVPTASIMIDGCPALNRVSWTPSGLHVTVGDDTGKIWVYDVPEHLAHPRIDEWNKFLYTQQELRNNKADEELHKLNLRDQRP, translated from the exons ATGATGTCGGATCGAAAAGCTGAACTGGAAAGGAAGAAGGCGAAGCTTCAAGCTATTAGAGAAGAAAAGGAGAGACGCAAGAGAGAAAAGGAAATGAAagat GTTGAGGAAGCTACGGTTCGTGCTGCTGGAACGGATAAAGATCACCGCAAGGAACTGGATGCTATGCTATCATCATTAGGTGTAGCTCCAGTGTCAG ATGTATTATCCAGTTTATCTAGTATGAATTCACTAACTCCAGAACAAAGCGCTAATGCTACTCCTGATGCTAGCTTACAACCATCTAGTATAAATTCTGCTCAAAG CAGTGCAGGAAGGAGAAAAAACCGTGAACTTACTATTGTCTCTGTGGCACATACTAATATTCCACCAAAGGAACCAGTGCTCTATAACAAACAAACTCAAACAATTCAGACAACGCACACATCTCATGACG GCTACTTTGAGATTGACTGGTGGCGTCCCAGGAAAGGTGGGTCTGCACCAAACTACCTAT CTCATGCATTCGACTATTACG ACGAGTACAATCTAAATCCTGGTTTAGAATGGGAAGACGAATTCGCAG CTGAAGATGAAGAGAACAGTTTGCCGCATATGGATGGTTTCCAAAGTAAGCTTCCACCTGGGATTCTTCCGCATGGTTTGCCACAAGTGAAAGAAGTGCAGCCCGCCGTTACGCAAGtggagcaagaaaaagaaaaagagattcCTAAAGAAG TACGAGAACTTAGTGAAGAGGAGAAACAAATGATTATATTGTCCGAAGATTTCCAACGATTTTTTGATCGCACTAGTCGTATTGTAGAAAGGGCATTAGGCGAATCAGTCGACATTTATACGGATTATGCTGGAAATATGGATGGAGAGGATGGAAT GGATGAGAAAAGCCACCAGCGTTTATGGTTGAATCGATCGTTCTTTTGTGATCGATGGTCTCGTAATCGATGTGTAACATCAATGGATTGGTCACCTCAATTTCCAGAACTCCTCGTAGCCTCTTACAACAATAACGACGATATTCCGAATGATCCAGATGGAGTTTGTTTAGTTTGGAATACAAAGTTCAAGAAAACAACGCcagaatttatttttcattgtcagTCCCCAGTTTTATCGGTCACGTTTGCTAAATTTCATCCGAATCTAATCTTAGGAGGAACTTATTCCGGACAAATTGTCCTCTGGGATAATCGAGTGCAAAAGAGAACCCCTATTCAACGAACTCCGCTATCGGCAAATGCGCACACA CATCCCGTGTATTGCTTAAACGTTGTTGGAGCACAAAACGCACACAACTTGATAAGCATTTCAACTGATGGAAAAATGTGTTCCTGGAGTTTAGATATGTTATCGCAACCTCAAGAAAGACTTGAATTGACAACTAAACAGTCAAAACCCATCGCTTCTACTTGTTTAGCATTTCCACAAGGTGATGTTAATAATTTCGTTGTAGGCAGTGAAGAAGGAACTGTTTACTCAG CTTGTCGTCATGGCACGAAAGCGGGAGTACTAGAAACGTATGAGGGGCATCAAGGACCAGTTACTGGAGTCAGTGCGCACGCGGAACAAGCTGGAATAGATTTTTCCCACTTGTTCTTAACATCGTCCATTGATTGGACAATTAAGTTGTGGAGTCTCAAAGAAAATAAACCTCTATACTCTTTCGAACATAATGGCGACTACGTATATGACGTAGCTTGGTCTCCAACTCATCCGGCGCTGTTTGCCGCTGTAGATGACTCAGGAAGATTGGATTTATGGAATCTTAATCAAGACACAGAAGTACCTACCGCCAGTATCATGATTGATGGGTGTCCAGCTCTTAACAGAGTTTCGTGGACTCCAAGTGGTTTACATGTAACTGTAGGTGACGATACTGGAAAAATTTGGGTGTATGACGTTCCTGAG CATTTAGCGCATCCAAGAATTGATGAgtggaataaatttttatatacgCAACAAGAGTTGAGGAACAACAAAGCAGATGAAGAGTTACATAAACTTAATCTTAGGGACCAGCGGCCTTAA